The following are encoded in a window of Thiohalophilus sp. genomic DNA:
- a CDS encoding NAD(+) kinase — protein MKNAFNTIGLIGKYADPAVNAAIVELGQLLERRQCEILIEESTARDLHQCDYPRVSLEELGQRCDLAMTIGGDGTLLNAARSLVESKVPLLGINLGRLGFLVDVSPDEMTQQINEILNGKFEEEHRIMLTTVIHHHEGPPSQSDAFNDVALHKWEVARMVETETYINGRLLNSVRSDGLIISTPTGSTAYALSAGGPILEPDMDAMIIVPICPHTMSYRPIVVDGDSEIEVVVKEDPHSHAQVTCDGQINLGVVSGERILIRKKGTVVRLIHPCKHNHYEILRRKLHWGEHF, from the coding sequence ATGAAAAATGCTTTCAATACGATTGGACTGATTGGCAAATACGCCGACCCGGCGGTCAACGCCGCCATTGTCGAACTGGGCCAACTTCTGGAGCGGCGCCAGTGCGAGATCCTGATTGAAGAGAGCACCGCCCGGGATTTACACCAATGCGATTATCCACGGGTCAGCCTGGAAGAACTGGGGCAACGCTGCGATCTGGCCATGACCATTGGCGGTGACGGCACCCTGCTCAACGCCGCCCGCTCGCTGGTGGAAAGCAAAGTCCCGCTGCTGGGCATCAATCTGGGGCGACTCGGCTTTCTGGTGGATGTCTCGCCCGACGAGATGACACAACAAATCAATGAAATCCTCAATGGCAAATTCGAGGAAGAACACCGGATCATGCTGACCACCGTGATCCATCACCACGAAGGCCCGCCCAGCCAGAGCGATGCCTTCAATGATGTGGCGCTGCACAAATGGGAAGTCGCCCGCATGGTCGAAACCGAAACCTATATCAACGGGCGCCTGCTCAACAGCGTCCGTTCCGACGGGCTGATTATCTCCACGCCCACCGGTTCCACGGCCTATGCCCTGTCAGCGGGCGGGCCGATTCTGGAGCCGGACATGGACGCCATGATCATCGTGCCCATCTGTCCGCACACCATGAGTTACCGCCCCATTGTGGTCGACGGCGACAGTGAAATCGAAGTGGTGGTCAAAGAAGATCCCCATTCCCATGCCCAGGTCACCTGCGACGGCCAGATCAACCTGGGCGTGGTCTCGGGCGAGCGGATTCTGATCCGCAAAAAGGGGACCGTGGTCCGCCTGATCCATCCCTGCAAGCACAATCATTATGAGATACTGCGCCGCAAACTGCACTGGGGCGAGCACTTTTAA
- the hrcA gene encoding heat-inducible transcriptional repressor HrcA — protein sequence MSNDPIINDRAQSLLKTLIERYIQDGQPVGSRILSRESGMNLSPATVRNVMADLEDLGLVKAPHTSAGRIPTVRGYRLFVDNLLTVRPLRGNVVERFRDELHRLDDPEELIDRASNLLSSMTRMAGLVMLPRAGSVQLKHIEFLPLSGDRVLVILVINDQQVQNRIIHTDRPYTQSELQQAANYLNSEFAGRELDSIRARVLQHMEEIRDDMKQIMQLAVQLADEVVQTSQTADYVVHGETNLMSYAEMADMERLRQLFEALRTKQDILHILDKSIHAEGMQIFIGEESGYDAFGECSVVTSPYRVQDEVVGVLGVIGPTRMAYDRVIPVVDVTAKLLGSLLTSE from the coding sequence GTGAGCAACGATCCGATTATAAATGATCGCGCCCAGTCGCTGTTAAAAACGCTGATAGAACGTTATATCCAGGACGGCCAGCCGGTCGGCTCCCGGATTCTGTCGCGTGAGTCGGGCATGAACCTCAGCCCGGCGACCGTGCGCAATGTCATGGCCGATCTGGAAGATCTGGGGCTGGTCAAGGCGCCGCACACTTCCGCGGGTCGGATTCCCACAGTACGCGGATACCGGCTGTTTGTCGATAATCTGCTCACTGTGCGCCCCTTGCGCGGCAATGTGGTGGAACGCTTTCGCGATGAACTGCATCGCCTCGATGATCCCGAAGAGTTGATCGATCGCGCCTCCAATCTGCTCTCCAGTATGACCCGCATGGCGGGGCTGGTGATGCTGCCGCGCGCCGGCTCGGTACAGTTAAAGCATATTGAATTCCTGCCTCTCTCCGGGGACCGGGTGCTGGTGATTCTGGTGATCAATGATCAGCAGGTGCAAAACCGGATTATTCACACCGATCGACCCTATACCCAGTCGGAGCTGCAACAGGCGGCCAATTATCTCAACAGCGAATTCGCCGGTCGCGAGCTGGATTCGATACGCGCACGGGTGCTCCAGCACATGGAGGAAATCCGCGACGACATGAAGCAGATCATGCAACTGGCGGTGCAACTGGCCGACGAGGTGGTCCAGACCAGCCAGACCGCCGATTACGTGGTGCACGGCGAGACCAATCTGATGAGTTACGCCGAGATGGCCGATATGGAACGCCTGCGCCAGCTGTTCGAGGCGCTGCGGACCAAGCAGGATATTCTGCACATTCTGGACAAGTCCATCCACGCCGAGGGCATGCAGATTTTCATCGGCGAGGAATCGGGCTACGACGCTTTTGGCGAATGTTCGGTAGTGACGTCGCCCTACCGGGTGCAGGACGAGGTGGTGGGCGTGCTGGGGGTCATCGGCCCGACCCGCATGGCCTACGACCGGGTGATACCGGTGGTGGATGTGACCGCCAAATTGCTGGGGTCACTCTTGACCTCGGAATAA